One window from the genome of Oceanispirochaeta sp. M1 encodes:
- a CDS encoding peptidoglycan bridge formation glycyltransferase FemA/FemB family protein, which produces MADTLIAERISIRELTPREEYNGFLQTPFWASQKGSFGWKAEAVKWQRGVEKGTLLILIRTLPGGLALAYVPGGPDAASGADNREQFLVELSRELRGILPLFCFFIRYDLPEFSTIDEAAPAYPESLKKAPLDIQPPDTVVLDLTGGYDSLLPDMHKKTRYNIRLAEKKGVTVEKAGRNKLKDWYELYRITSQRDKIAIHPFLYYDRLFELLEAEKGRELILYLAYTEDELLAGIIVLLNGAEAVYLYGASSNEKRNLMPAYALQSIAIQDACAAGAKAYDMFGIPPTDDPEHPMAGLYRFKTGFGGEVRHRPGAWDYPYSRLLYLLYQWLEKARHYYYKVWKKR; this is translated from the coding sequence TTGGCTGATACTCTTATAGCAGAACGCATCTCCATAAGGGAGCTTACTCCCCGGGAAGAATATAATGGATTCCTTCAGACCCCTTTCTGGGCCTCTCAGAAAGGAAGTTTCGGATGGAAGGCCGAGGCTGTAAAATGGCAGCGGGGAGTAGAGAAGGGAACCCTTCTTATTCTAATCCGAACTCTCCCCGGCGGATTGGCTCTGGCCTATGTCCCCGGTGGACCCGATGCCGCTTCGGGAGCAGATAACAGGGAACAGTTTCTTGTGGAGCTCTCCCGGGAACTCAGAGGCATCCTGCCTCTGTTCTGTTTCTTTATCAGATATGATCTGCCCGAATTCTCCACTATTGATGAAGCAGCCCCTGCATATCCTGAGAGCCTCAAAAAAGCTCCTCTGGACATCCAGCCCCCTGATACTGTGGTTCTGGATCTCACCGGCGGCTATGACAGCCTCCTGCCGGATATGCATAAAAAGACACGGTATAATATACGCCTTGCTGAAAAGAAGGGCGTCACCGTAGAAAAAGCGGGCCGGAATAAGCTGAAAGACTGGTATGAACTCTATCGTATCACCTCCCAGCGGGATAAGATCGCCATCCATCCCTTCTTGTACTACGATCGTCTTTTTGAACTTCTTGAAGCAGAGAAGGGAAGAGAACTTATTCTCTATCTGGCCTATACAGAAGATGAGCTTCTTGCGGGGATAATCGTTCTTTTAAATGGAGCTGAAGCAGTCTATCTCTATGGTGCTTCATCCAATGAAAAACGTAACCTCATGCCGGCATATGCCCTGCAGTCCATTGCCATTCAGGATGCCTGTGCCGCCGGAGCAAAAGCCTATGATATGTTCGGCATTCCCCCCACTGACGACCCTGAACACCCCATGGCGGGACTCTACCGATTTAAAACAGGTTTCGGAGGCGAGGTCCGTCACAGACCCGGAGCCTGGGATTATCCCTACAGTCGCCTGCTCTATCTGCTGTATCAATGGCTTGAAAAGGCGAGGCACTATTATTATAAGGTCTGGAAGAAACGCTAG
- the metG gene encoding methionine--tRNA ligase — MKRRLITSALPYVNNIPHLGNLIQVLSADVFARFCRQYGYETLYVCGTDEYGTATETKALEEGVTPRELCDRFHKVHSDIYDWFNIEFDYFGRTSTPQQTEIVQGLFKKVDDAGLINEKTIEQLFCNSCDRFLADRYVHGVCPHCESINARGDQCEDCGKLLEPTELIEPRCGTCGATPELRSTDHLYIDLPKVLPKLEAWMEEASVDGFWAKNAVQMTKSWIRDGLKERAITRDLKWGIPVPKEGFEDKVFYVWFDAPIGYISISACHTPDWKDWWQNPENVKLFQFIGKDNIPFHTVIFPSTLLGSGENWTMLHHMSSSEYLNYENTKFSKSKGIGVFGTDCQETGIPADVWRFYIFYNRPEKSDTQFTWKDFQEKVNSELIGNLGNLVNRTLTFTNRFFDGKIPEGKIDEAFWKEVKEREAVITEKLNRAELRDTFKEILQLSSLGNKSFQEGEPWRTRNDDPEAAASLLMNLLYLVRDLAILVHPYLPETSDRIASQLGLSDLQWEHLCEIKGIGTIGTPEILFKKLEDDFIEEQKVRFAGSQADRAAAEEQAGPEADFRSTIDLRVARIVKAEQHPDAEKLYVITLDAGEEENRTICSGLVGHYTIEDLEGKNIILAFNLKPAKLRGIKSNGMLLAAENKEHMEVLFPTTGQPGDRVLLEGDSESLEVPGKKIKIDRFFEVPITVKDHAVQVGETALCIKAQPVKAEKVVDGEVG, encoded by the coding sequence GTGAAAAGAAGACTCATTACTTCAGCACTTCCCTACGTTAATAACATTCCCCATCTGGGAAATCTCATACAGGTTCTTTCTGCCGATGTTTTTGCCCGTTTCTGCCGTCAGTACGGCTATGAAACACTCTATGTATGCGGTACCGACGAATACGGTACTGCCACAGAGACTAAAGCACTGGAAGAGGGGGTTACTCCAAGAGAACTCTGTGACCGCTTTCACAAGGTTCACAGCGATATCTACGACTGGTTTAACATTGAGTTTGACTACTTTGGAAGAACATCCACTCCCCAGCAGACTGAGATTGTTCAGGGGCTCTTTAAGAAGGTTGATGATGCCGGTCTGATCAACGAAAAAACAATTGAACAGCTCTTTTGCAATAGCTGTGACAGATTCCTTGCAGACCGTTATGTACACGGTGTCTGTCCCCATTGTGAATCCATAAATGCCAGAGGAGATCAGTGTGAAGACTGTGGAAAACTTCTGGAACCTACAGAACTGATTGAACCCCGTTGTGGAACCTGCGGTGCTACCCCCGAGCTTAGAAGCACAGACCATCTCTACATCGATCTGCCCAAGGTTCTCCCCAAGCTGGAAGCCTGGATGGAAGAGGCCTCAGTGGACGGGTTCTGGGCAAAAAACGCCGTTCAGATGACCAAAAGCTGGATACGTGACGGTCTGAAAGAAAGAGCCATCACCCGTGACCTTAAATGGGGAATTCCTGTTCCAAAAGAGGGTTTTGAAGACAAGGTATTCTATGTATGGTTTGATGCACCCATCGGTTACATCTCCATCTCCGCCTGTCACACTCCCGACTGGAAAGATTGGTGGCAGAACCCCGAAAATGTAAAACTCTTTCAGTTTATCGGAAAGGACAATATTCCCTTCCATACTGTCATCTTCCCCTCAACCCTTCTTGGCTCCGGGGAAAACTGGACCATGCTTCACCACATGTCTTCCAGTGAATATCTGAATTACGAAAACACCAAGTTCTCAAAGAGCAAGGGAATCGGAGTCTTCGGTACAGACTGTCAGGAAACCGGCATTCCCGCCGATGTCTGGAGATTCTATATCTTCTACAACAGACCCGAAAAATCTGATACCCAGTTTACATGGAAGGACTTCCAGGAAAAGGTTAACTCCGAGCTTATAGGTAACCTTGGTAACCTGGTCAACAGAACTCTGACTTTCACAAATCGCTTCTTCGACGGCAAAATCCCCGAAGGAAAGATTGATGAAGCCTTCTGGAAAGAAGTTAAAGAAAGAGAAGCTGTTATTACAGAAAAACTCAACCGTGCCGAACTGCGTGATACTTTCAAAGAGATCCTTCAGCTCTCAAGCCTCGGTAACAAATCCTTCCAGGAAGGAGAACCCTGGAGAACCAGAAACGATGATCCCGAGGCAGCTGCAAGCCTGCTGATGAACCTCCTCTATCTTGTTCGTGACCTGGCTATTCTGGTTCACCCCTATCTACCAGAAACCTCCGACCGAATCGCTTCCCAGCTTGGACTCAGCGATCTGCAGTGGGAACACCTCTGTGAGATAAAAGGAATCGGAACCATCGGAACACCCGAGATCCTGTTCAAGAAACTGGAAGATGATTTTATTGAAGAGCAGAAGGTCCGCTTTGCCGGGTCACAGGCCGACAGAGCCGCCGCTGAAGAGCAGGCAGGCCCCGAAGCAGACTTCAGAAGCACAATTGACCTGAGAGTTGCCAGGATTGTTAAAGCTGAACAGCATCCCGATGCTGAGAAACTATACGTTATTACCCTGGATGCCGGAGAAGAGGAGAACAGAACCATCTGTTCCGGTCTTGTAGGGCATTACACAATCGAAGATCTGGAAGGAAAGAACATTATCCTTGCCTTCAACCTCAAGCCAGCCAAACTCCGTGGAATCAAGTCCAACGGAATGCTTCTGGCAGCCGAGAACAAAGAGCATATGGAAGTTCTCTTCCCCACAACTGGACAGCCCGGTGATCGTGTTCTACTTGAAGGAGATTCAGAATCTCTTGAAGTTCCCGGTAAGAAGATCAAGATTGACCGATTCTTTGAAGTTCCCATCACCGTTAAGGACCATGCGGTTCAGGTCGGTGAAACTGCTCTCTGCATCAAGGCTCAGCCCGTAAAGGCTGAAAAAGTTGTAGACGGCGAGGTTGGTTGA
- a CDS encoding Fic family protein: MSENFKAPPLTDTLLELEIEINQSIQILNDKQQYHGDHFLKIKDKIEIMQASLEIEGSSLTVQQIKSILAGDDVEAPENEVREIINTVMAYEGMDRWSPYSQKNLLEAHWILMNNLLNRPGCFRSSASGISRNGQILHVAPPAGMVPFLIKELFEFLKNLEYSELIKSCIFHYEFEYIHPFSDGNGRLGRLWQTLFLSRWNDLFLEVHIESAIRDRQKEYYEAFNRCGREIHSGVFVEFMLERILETLLSYI; encoded by the coding sequence ATGTCTGAAAACTTCAAAGCTCCTCCCCTCACAGACACATTGCTGGAACTTGAAATCGAGATAAATCAATCCATTCAGATACTGAATGACAAACAGCAGTACCACGGTGATCATTTTCTCAAAATTAAAGATAAAATAGAGATAATGCAGGCCTCACTGGAGATTGAAGGGAGCAGTCTGACTGTGCAGCAGATAAAATCTATACTTGCGGGGGATGACGTAGAGGCTCCTGAAAATGAAGTAAGGGAGATTATCAATACGGTCATGGCCTATGAGGGAATGGATAGATGGTCGCCCTACAGCCAAAAGAATCTTCTGGAAGCCCATTGGATTCTTATGAATAATCTGCTGAACAGGCCCGGCTGTTTCAGAAGCAGTGCCTCTGGAATATCCCGGAATGGTCAGATACTGCATGTTGCACCTCCTGCGGGGATGGTACCCTTCCTTATAAAGGAACTTTTTGAATTTCTGAAAAATCTGGAATATTCGGAACTGATCAAGAGCTGCATTTTCCACTATGAGTTTGAATATATTCACCCCTTTTCTGACGGAAACGGGCGTCTGGGCAGGCTATGGCAGACCCTTTTTTTAAGCAGATGGAATGATCTGTTTCTTGAGGTCCATATTGAGAGCGCCATCAGGGACAGGCAGAAGGAGTACTATGAGGCCTTCAACCGCTGCGGCAGGGAGATCCATTCGGGAGTTTTTGTTGAGTTTATGCTGGAACGGATATTGGAGACATTACTCTCTTATATTTAA
- the hflK gene encoding FtsH protease activity modulator HflK has protein sequence MPERDVSPEKGKINLPMKPKFIWIILIVVIAAFSIMSGVYVVDQTEEAVVLTLGKYNRTTGPGLQYKIPLGIERVYKVPTKVIQTMQFGFRTDSAGITTIYSQKDYSNESVMLTGDLNIVDVSWIIQYRITDPKAWLFNVNNREKTIRDVSQSAINQLVGDRAILNVIGSERTNIEDAGIQMIQRIIESYGMGIQVTTVKLQNIVPPEGEVQDAFEDVNKAIQDMNRFINEGKEAYNKEIPKATGQAQQLIQIAEGYATERVNEATGDTARFVAVLQEYRKYPAVTRDRLYYEMIEKVFIQGSNADIVDKNLKNFVPFKSVGGQTTGGAQ, from the coding sequence ATGCCTGAAAGAGATGTCTCTCCGGAAAAAGGAAAGATCAATCTGCCTATGAAACCCAAGTTCATCTGGATCATATTGATTGTTGTTATTGCTGCATTCAGTATTATGAGTGGTGTTTATGTTGTAGACCAGACAGAAGAGGCCGTTGTGCTGACACTGGGTAAATACAACCGCACCACAGGTCCAGGTTTGCAGTACAAGATTCCCCTGGGAATTGAGCGTGTCTATAAAGTACCTACGAAAGTAATACAGACAATGCAGTTCGGTTTCAGAACAGACAGCGCCGGTATCACGACTATTTATTCACAGAAAGACTACTCCAACGAGTCTGTTATGCTCACCGGAGACCTTAACATCGTCGATGTATCCTGGATTATCCAGTATAGAATCACCGATCCAAAAGCCTGGTTATTCAATGTAAACAACAGGGAAAAAACTATCCGTGATGTATCCCAGTCTGCAATCAACCAGCTGGTTGGTGACAGAGCTATTCTGAATGTTATCGGTTCTGAGCGAACTAACATTGAGGATGCTGGAATACAGATGATTCAGCGGATCATTGAATCCTATGGTATGGGAATACAGGTAACTACCGTTAAACTTCAAAATATCGTTCCTCCCGAGGGGGAAGTTCAGGATGCCTTTGAAGACGTCAACAAGGCCATTCAGGATATGAATCGTTTTATCAACGAAGGTAAAGAAGCATATAACAAGGAAATTCCCAAAGCCACAGGTCAGGCTCAACAGCTTATCCAGATTGCAGAAGGTTACGCTACTGAACGTGTAAATGAAGCAACCGGTGATACAGCCCGTTTTGTCGCTGTTCTTCAAGAATATAGAAAATATCCTGCCGTCACCCGTGACCGTCTCTATTACGAAATGATAGAAAAAGTCTTTATCCAGGGTAGTAACGCGGATATTGTTGATAAAAATCTTAAAAACTTTGTCCCCTTCAAATCAGTGGGCGGACAGACAACAGGAGGTGCACAGTGA